One Lucilia cuprina isolate Lc7/37 chromosome 4, ASM2204524v1, whole genome shotgun sequence DNA segment encodes these proteins:
- the LOC111688749 gene encoding uncharacterized protein LOC111688749: MICEQELRNKLKELQQKLEKITAQKETKTRISEENSVGSNDAENDEQPVVARLNKITNPNESEVIISPIGANPPIEMGSTQLYGKNYEEDLVHIKDNIWPDVLLRVFLNWKPF; this comes from the exons atgatctg TGAACAAGAATTGcgcaataaattaaaagaactacaacaaaaattggaaaaaataacaGCGCAGAAAGAAACCAAAACACGAATAAGTGAAGAAAACTCTGTGGGATCTAACGATGCTGAAAATGATGAACAACCTGTTGTGGCGAGgctaaacaaaataacaaatccAAATGAAAGTGAAGTGATTATTTCTCCAATTGGAGCTAATCCTCCAATTGAAATGGGTTCCACCCAGctgtatggaaaaaattatgAAGAAGAT ttGGTTCACATAAAAGACAACATTTGGCCAGACGTCTTATTGAGGGTGTTTTTAAATTGGAAGCCATTTTAA